In Frondihabitans sp. PAMC 28766, a genomic segment contains:
- a CDS encoding inositol monophosphatase family protein: protein MPTPAELLEIAREIAQEAGALAARRRAEGVEVAASKSSPVDIVTFADREVEALIRARLAERRPGDGFYGEESGASASTSGLTWVVDPIDGTVNFLYGHPTYTVSIAVVEGEPEPLTWRALASCVVNPSTGEEFTAARGLGAQLDGRPIAPSTPVDLSQSLLATGFSYDPVRRAEQGALLGPLVSQVRDIRRIGAASLDLCYVACGRLDAYVERGLQPWDHAGGALIAEEAGAVVLTPEGAPPSRALTFVAAPSIAAELGAAITAIGW from the coding sequence ATGCCGACACCCGCCGAACTGCTCGAGATCGCCCGCGAGATCGCCCAGGAGGCCGGGGCGCTCGCAGCCCGGCGCCGAGCCGAGGGCGTGGAGGTGGCGGCCAGCAAGTCGAGCCCCGTCGACATCGTCACGTTCGCCGATCGAGAGGTAGAGGCGCTGATCCGCGCGAGGCTGGCCGAGCGCCGGCCGGGCGACGGCTTCTACGGCGAGGAGAGCGGGGCGTCGGCGAGTACGAGCGGCCTGACGTGGGTCGTCGACCCGATCGATGGGACGGTCAATTTTCTGTACGGCCACCCGACGTACACGGTGAGCATCGCGGTGGTCGAGGGCGAGCCGGAGCCGCTGACCTGGCGGGCACTGGCATCCTGCGTCGTCAACCCGTCGACCGGGGAGGAGTTCACGGCGGCCCGCGGTCTCGGCGCCCAGCTGGACGGCCGCCCGATCGCGCCCTCGACGCCGGTCGACCTCTCGCAGAGCCTCCTGGCGACGGGCTTCTCGTACGACCCGGTCAGGCGTGCCGAGCAGGGAGCGCTGCTCGGGCCGCTGGTGTCGCAGGTGCGCGACATCCGGCGCATCGGAGCCGCCTCGCTCGACCTCTGCTACGTCGCGTGCGGGCGACTCGACGCCTACGTCGAGCGCGGCCTGCAGCCGTGGGATCACGCGGGCGGCGCCCTGATCGCCGAAGAGGCCGGCGCCGTCGTCCTCACCCCGGAAGGCGCCCCGCCCAGCCGCGCCCTGACCTTCGTCGCAGCCCCCTCGATCGCCGCCGAGCTCGGCGCCGCGATCACGGCGATCGGGTGGTGA